The Nocardia sp. NBC_01503 sequence CCCGAACTCCGCACCCGACTGACCCGTCGCCTGGACTCCTTCGCGCCCAATACGATTACCGACCTCCCGACCCTCCGAGCGCAACTCGAACAGGTTCGGCGACAGGGCTGGGCGGCCTGCGAAGAGGAGCTCGAGATCGGCCTGAACGCCATAGCCGCTCCCATTCGAGACAGCGACGGCCGAATCATCGCCGCCCTCAGCGTCTCCGGCCCCTCCTACCGGCTGCCCGCGACCCGCTTCACCGAAACAGCCCACCAGGCAATGGATTCCGCGCGAATCATCTCCCGCCGCCTCGGCTTCGCCGGCTAGCGGAACCCTGTGGGTCCTTCGATACGCGTGTAATGGCACTGGCAAACGTCGAGTGCGCGCCCGCGCGAGCGCATACACGTGGAGGATGCCCTGCCGGTCGGTAGGCGAGGGTGTTGATTCGCGGGCTCTTTGGGCGGATTGGGTAGATGCTTGACATTCTTGGGTTGCGGGTGGACCGTAATCTGGTTAGCGATGCTAAACGTCTGAGGGGTCGTCGTGGGTAGTGGCACGTCAGAGGCTGCGCGCAGGCAGCGGATCGGCGAACTGCTGGCGGATGCGCAGGTTCATGCCGCTTTGCAGCTCGGCGAGGTGAACGAGGCGATTCGGCGCGAGGGTCTGGGGCCCGCGGAGATCGTCTCGACGGTGCTGATGCGGTACTCGGAGCGGCCCGCGCTCGGAGAGCGGGCGTACGAGGTGGTCACCGACCGGGCCGGGCGCCGGACCCGGCGGTTGCTGGAGCGGTTCGAGACCATCACCTACGGCGAGCTCGGGGAGCGGGTCGGGGCGGTGCGGGCGGCCTGGGCGCACGGAGCCGGTACGGCACGGGTGGATGCGGCGCGCGGCTCCGATACGGAGCCGGTGGACGGTGTGGGCGACTCCGGAGATCCGGTGCGGGTGGGGGATTTCGTCGCGACGCTGGGGTTCACCAGCGCCGATTACACGACAGTGGAATTGGTCTGCCAGCTCTCCGGGCTGGTGAGTGTGCCGCTACAGGCGAGCGGTTCGGTGGCGCAATGGAATTCGATACTCGGGGAGACCGCGCCCCGGGTGCTGGTGACCAGTGCGGAGTTGCTTGCTCCGGTATTGGAGGCGATCCCGGCGGATATGACCCCCGTGGTGATGGTCATCGATTTCCACGCGGATGACGACTACCACTCTGCGGCGGTGGAATCCGCGCGGGAACGGCTCGCGCGGGATGGTCGTCCGATAGTCGTCGAGACGCTCACCGAGGTCCTCGCGCGCGGGCGGGTGCTGCCGCCCGTCGAACCCGTCGTGGTCGATGCCGATGCGCTGGCGTTGCTCATCTACACCTCCGGGAGCACCGGTGCGCCGAAGGGCGCCATTTATCCGGCTCGGCTGGTGAGCGCCATGTGGACCGGCGGTGCGGCGCAATCACCCATTCCCGCAATCAATTTCAGCTATATGCCGATGAGTCATGTGGCCGGGCGACTGTCGCTGCTGGGTGCGTTGTCACGCGGCGGGACCGCCTACTTCGCGGCGGCCAGTGACCTGTCGACGCTGTTCGAGGACATCGCCCTGGTGCGGCCGACCGAATTCTTCTTCGTACCGCGGGTCTGCGACATGCTGTTCCAGCGATTCCTCGGTGAGGTCGGCGCGCGGGTGGCGGCGGGAATCGACCGCGACGACGCCATGCTCGAGGTGAAAACCGAACTGCGGGAACGCGTTATGGGTGGACGGCTGTTCGGGGCCATCGTGGGCAGCGCACCCGTCTCGGCCGAGATGAAGACCTTCATGGAATCGCTGCTCGAGCTGGAGCTGCATGACGGATACGGCTCCACCGAGGCCGGTGGCGCGGTCCTGATGGACAATCGGCTCAATCGGCCGCCGGTCATCGACTACCGGCTCGCCGATGTGCCCGAGCTGGGCTACTTCGCGACCGATAAGCCTTATCCGCGTGGGGAATTGCTGCTCAAGACCACGGTCATGATTCCCGGCTACTTCAAACGGCCGGAGATCACCGCCGAGATCTTCGACGCGGACGGGTTCTATCGCACCGGCGATATCGTCGCCGAACTCGGGCCGGACGAGCTGGTCTATGTGGACCGGCGCAATAACGTCCTCAAACTGTCGCAGGGTGAATTCGTCACCGTCGCGAAGTTGGAGGCGGTGTACGCCACCAGTCCACTGATTCGGCAGATCTATATTTACGGCAACAGTGAGCGCGCGTATCTGCTGGCCGTCATCGTGCCCACCGCGGACGCGCTGCCCGCCGGGCTCGACGCCGCCGCCAGCCCGGCACTGCGGGAAGCGCTGACCGAGTCGCTGCAGCGGCTGGCCAAGCAGGACGAGCTCGAATCATATGAGATACCAAGGGCTTTCCTGATCGAGACCGAACCGTTCAGTGTGGAGAACGGACTGCTCGCCGGCCTCGGCAAGTTGTTGCGGCCCAAGTTCAAAGAGCGCTACGGGGAGCGGCTGGAAGCGCTCTACGGCGAGCTGGCGGCCGCGCAGGCGCAGGAGCTCGCGAACCTGCGGCAGGCCGCGGAACACGCACCGGTGCTGGAGACGGTCGGTCGTGCAGCCGGTGCGCTACTGGGTTGTGCGCCAGGCGATCTACGCCCCGATGCGCACTTCGCCGACCTGGGTGGGGATTCGCTCTCGGCGCTGTCGTTCTCGACCCTGCTCGGCGAGATTCTCGGTATCGAGGTGCCGGTGAGCGTAATCGTCAGCCCGGCCAATGATCTGGCCGCGGTGGCGAGATATATAGAGCTGGAGCGGGATTCGTCGGAGCGGCGTCCCACCGTCGGCTCGGTGCACGGTCCCGGTCCCCTGGTGCGCGCGGCCGATCTGACTCTCGATGAATTCATCGATTCCGCGACCCTGGCGGCGGCTCCCGAGCTGCCGGGCATCGTGGAACAGCCGCGAACCGTGCTGCTCACCGGAGCCAATGGCTATCTCGGCCGCTTCCTATGCCTGGAATGGCTACGCCGGGTGGATATTTCGGACGGCACTGTCATCTGCATCGTGCGCGGCGGTACCGTCGAATCGGCCCGTGCTCGACTCGATGCCGCCTTCGACTCCGGTGATGCGGAGCTGCTGCGCGAATACCGGGAACTGGCCGCGCGCAGGCTGGTCGTCCTCCCTGGAGATATCGCCGAGCCGAACTTCGTTCTGCCCGAAGCGGATTGGCTGCGATTGGCCGAGACCGTCGATCTCATCGTGCATCCGGCCGCCCTGGTCAATCACGTCCTGCCCTACGGTCAGTTGTTCGGCCCCAATGTGGTCGGCACCGCCGAAATCATCCGGCTCGCACTGACTTCCCGCCTGAAGCCGGTCACCTACCTGTCCACCGTCGCGGTGGCCGATCAGGTCGATCCGGAACTGTTCGACGAGGACGGCGATATCCGCCTGATCAGCGCCGAGCGCACCATCGGCGACGGTTACGCCAATGGCTACGGCACCAGTAAATGGGCCGGTGAGGTCCTGCTGCGCGAGGCGCACGACCTGTGCGGGCTCCCGGTCGCGGTCTTCCGCTCCGATATGATCCTGGCGCACAGCCGATACGCCGGGCAGTTCAACCTGACCGATATGTTCAGCCGCCTGCTGCTGAGCCTGCTCGCCACCGGTATCGCCCCGAAGTCGTTCTACCGCACCGATTCCCACGGCAATCGGCTGCGGGCCCACTACGACGGTCTGCCCGCCGACTTCACCGCCGAGGCGATCACCGTCCTGGGTGCGCAGACCACCGGATTCCAGACCTTCGATGTGTTCAACCCGCACGATGACGGCATCTCCCTGGACTCCTTCGTCGACTGGCTGATCGAGGACGGTCATCACATCGACCGTCTCGACGATTACGGCACCTGGTTCTCCCGCTTCGAAACGGCGCTGCGCGCCCTCCCGGAACAGCAGCGCCAAGCTTCGGTGCTGCCGCTGCTGCACGCCTACCGCCACCCTGCCATGCCGATCCCGGGTTCGGCCCTGCCCGCCAAGCGTTTTCAAGCCGCGGTGCAGGCCGCCGAGATCGGCCCGGATCACGATATCCCGCACCTGAATTCGCGACTCATCGGCAAATATGTGACCGATCTGCGATTGCGCGGCCTGTACGGGCCGG is a genomic window containing:
- the car gene encoding carboxylic acid reductase, with translation MGSGTSEAARRQRIGELLADAQVHAALQLGEVNEAIRREGLGPAEIVSTVLMRYSERPALGERAYEVVTDRAGRRTRRLLERFETITYGELGERVGAVRAAWAHGAGTARVDAARGSDTEPVDGVGDSGDPVRVGDFVATLGFTSADYTTVELVCQLSGLVSVPLQASGSVAQWNSILGETAPRVLVTSAELLAPVLEAIPADMTPVVMVIDFHADDDYHSAAVESARERLARDGRPIVVETLTEVLARGRVLPPVEPVVVDADALALLIYTSGSTGAPKGAIYPARLVSAMWTGGAAQSPIPAINFSYMPMSHVAGRLSLLGALSRGGTAYFAAASDLSTLFEDIALVRPTEFFFVPRVCDMLFQRFLGEVGARVAAGIDRDDAMLEVKTELRERVMGGRLFGAIVGSAPVSAEMKTFMESLLELELHDGYGSTEAGGAVLMDNRLNRPPVIDYRLADVPELGYFATDKPYPRGELLLKTTVMIPGYFKRPEITAEIFDADGFYRTGDIVAELGPDELVYVDRRNNVLKLSQGEFVTVAKLEAVYATSPLIRQIYIYGNSERAYLLAVIVPTADALPAGLDAAASPALREALTESLQRLAKQDELESYEIPRAFLIETEPFSVENGLLAGLGKLLRPKFKERYGERLEALYGELAAAQAQELANLRQAAEHAPVLETVGRAAGALLGCAPGDLRPDAHFADLGGDSLSALSFSTLLGEILGIEVPVSVIVSPANDLAAVARYIELERDSSERRPTVGSVHGPGPLVRAADLTLDEFIDSATLAAAPELPGIVEQPRTVLLTGANGYLGRFLCLEWLRRVDISDGTVICIVRGGTVESARARLDAAFDSGDAELLREYRELAARRLVVLPGDIAEPNFVLPEADWLRLAETVDLIVHPAALVNHVLPYGQLFGPNVVGTAEIIRLALTSRLKPVTYLSTVAVADQVDPELFDEDGDIRLISAERTIGDGYANGYGTSKWAGEVLLREAHDLCGLPVAVFRSDMILAHSRYAGQFNLTDMFSRLLLSLLATGIAPKSFYRTDSHGNRLRAHYDGLPADFTAEAITVLGAQTTGFQTFDVFNPHDDGISLDSFVDWLIEDGHHIDRLDDYGTWFSRFETALRALPEQQRQASVLPLLHAYRHPAMPIPGSALPAKRFQAAVQAAEIGPDHDIPHLNSRLIGKYVTDLRLRGLYGPGRL